The Plectropomus leopardus isolate mb chromosome 2, YSFRI_Pleo_2.0, whole genome shotgun sequence genome has a window encoding:
- the LOC121950669 gene encoding uncharacterized protein LOC121950669, whose protein sequence is METQTETQRPNNGQLIFVPHKDTIRLLEVYVKRSLSLNEGTLGDRKAGRKEKWVTMPRKQRRHSSDPSIHLGEGLNDEEIGPFAAVEPQVDHPETRPEELEKPAKKSKKNKKPSFWKSFLGIFSRKSSDDKDEEQDSPSEIPEAPSVEEASESVVTCLPTTPAISQRKKSMGRKSIKRRFSKRRISVIKPFKDLNVADITRVEDVISVEPTLSYYEKVSEELEKIIHEVKEKEEAEPLSDEEVLNRIIDLTKQEGDAIDDKLKDNPTLSSFFQRMSYSSFQKLADAYLETEASPTHNPPTVLPTAPELVKLAFTLDFTARIAGLSKQNIGHITGLGNRYLQDRFEYQQACSDHPVSDSDD, encoded by the exons atggaaacacagacagaaacacaaaggcCTAATAATGGCCAGCTGATTTTTGTGCCTCACAAGGACACAATCCGTCTGCTGGAGGTTTACGTCAAGCGCAGCCTCAGCCTAAATGAGGGGACATTGGGAGATAGGAAGGCCGGGAGGAAAGAAAAGTGGGTGACAATGCCGAGAAAGCAAAGGCGACATTCGAGCGACCCTTCAATTCACTTGGGCGAAGGATTAAATGATGAGGAAATTGGTCCGTTTGCTGCGGTCGAACCTCAAGTAGATCACCCGGAGACACGCCCTGAGGAATTAGAGAAACccgccaaaaagtcaaaaaagaacaaaaagccTTCCTTTTGGAAAAGTTTTCTTGGTATTTTCTCTCGGAAAAGTAGCGACGACAAAGATGAAGAGCAGGACAGTCCATCAGAGATACCTGAGGCCCCTTCTGTGGAAGAGGCCTCTGAGTCTGTCGTCACCTGTCTGCCCACAACTCCAGCCATTTCACAAAGAAAGAAGTCCATGGGACGAAAATCAATCAAGAGAAGGTTCTCCAAAAGGCGGATATCTGTGATTAAACCTTTTAAAGATCTCAACGTTGCTGACATAACCCGAGTGGAAG ATGTGATCAGCGTGGAACCGACATTGTCCTACTATGAGAAAGTGTCAGAGGAACTGGAAAAAATTATCCACgaggtgaaagaaaaagaggaagcagaACCTTTATCTGATG aGGAAGTACTCAACAGGATCATTGATTTGACAAAACAGGAGGGCGATGCCATCGACGACAAG CTGAAAGACAACCCCACCCTGAGCAGCTTCTTCCAGAGGATGTCATACTCTTCGTTCCAGAAATTGGCTGATGCGTATCTGGAGACAGAAGCATCGCCGACCCACAATCCTCCCACTGTTTTACCGACAGCACCTGAGCTTGTCAAGTTAGCCTTCACACTGGATTTTACAGCCAGGATAGCCGGGCTGTCCAAACAGAATATAGGTCACATTACGGGCCTGGGGAACCGTTATCTCCAGGACCGATTTGAATACCAACAG GCGTGTTCAGATCATCCAGTGTCTGACAGCGACGACTGA
- the rplp2 gene encoding 60S acidic ribosomal protein P2, with product MRYVAAYLLAVLGGNTSPSAKDIKAILGSVGIEADDERLNKVISELNGKDINEVMNSGLSKLASVPAGGAVAAPAAAAGGAGGAGAAPAAAEEKKEEKKEESEESDEDMGFGLFD from the exons ATGCGTTACGTGGCCGCTTACCTCCTAGCTGTGCTCGGTGGAAACACCAGCCCCTCTGCAAAGGACATCAAGGCCATCTTGGGCAGCGTGGGAATTGAGGCCGATGACGAACGCTTGAACAAG GTCATTAGTGAGCTGAATGGAAAAGACATCAATGAAGTCATGAACTCAG GCCTCTCTAAGTTAGCCTCCGTACCAGCAGGCGGTGCTGTagcagctcctgctgctgctgctggtggggCCGGTGGAGCTGGGGCTGCGCCTGCTGCTG CggaagagaaaaaggaagagaagaaagaggaatCAGAAGAGTCGGACGAAGACATGGGCTTTGGACTTTTTGATTAA